In Ananas comosus cultivar F153 linkage group 10, ASM154086v1, whole genome shotgun sequence, the following proteins share a genomic window:
- the LOC109716184 gene encoding S-type anion channel SLAH1-like — translation MPSLRPFFPLHQIKLHSQQKYMEDNNKPHQIHLQILSAAAADAAHADAAHAGSIPDKTAAKKAVSRLDVLTRFHAGYFRISLALCGQALLWKTLSEPTTDARALRPVVRAVPSFAFALLWSLSFLTLATLCVLYAFRCALRFRCVRAELAHHVGMNYLFAPWISWLLLLQSAPRSFPRPSDGCYHFLWLAFSLPIIALDVKIYGQWFTQGKKFLSMVANPASQITVIANLVGARAAAQMGWRETAVCMFAVGMAHYLVLFVTLYQRFLGSNSLPAMLRPVFFLFFAAPSMASLAWDAISSTFDTSCKMFFFLSLFLFASVVSRPALFKRSMRRFSVAWWAYSFPLTALALAATEYAQEVKGEVANALMLVLSILSVVVTLALMVFTAIRTNDLLPQDDPFACFPTVRRQP, via the exons ATGCCATCCCTCCGCCCCTTCTTCCCACTCCACCAAATTAAATTACATAGTCAGCAAAAATACATGGAGGACAACAATAAACCCCACCAAATCCATCTCCAGATCCTTTCTGCCGCGGCCGCCGACGCAGCGCATGCCGACGCAGCGCACGCCGGATCAATTCCGGACAAGACGGCAGCGAAGAAGGCCGTCTCACGTCTCGACGTGCTGACGCGCTTCCACGCCGGGTACTTCCGCATCAGCCTCGCGCTGTGCGGGCAGGCCCTGCTGTGGAAGACGCTTAGCGAGCCGACCACCGACGCCCGCGCCCTCCGCCCCGTCGTCCGGGCGGTGCCGTCCTTCGCCTTCGCGCTCCTCTGGTCTCTCTCCTTCCTCACCCTCGCCACCCTCTGCGTCCTCTACGCCTTCCGCTGCGCGCTCCGCTTCCGCTGCGTGCGCGCCGAGCTTGCCCACCACGTCGGCATGAACTACCTCTTCGCCCCCTGGATCTCCTGGCTGCTCCTCCTGCAGTCTGCGCCCCGCTCTTTCCCCCGCCCCAGCGACGGCTGCTACCATTTCCTCTGGCTGGCCTTCTCGCTCCCGATCATCGCGCTCGACGTGAAAATCTACGGGCAGTGGTTCACGCAGGGGAAGAAATTTTTGTCGATGGTGGCGAACCCGGCGAGCCAGATCACGGTGATCGCGAACCTGGTGGGCGCGCGCGCGGCGGCGCAGATGGGATGGAGGGAGACCGCCGTGTGCATGTTCGCGGTCGGCATGGCGCACTACCTCGTGCTCTTTGTCACGCTCTACCAGCGTTTTCTCGGCAGCAACTCCCTGCCTGCAATGCTGCGGCccgtcttcttcctcttcttcgcgGCACCGAGCATGGCCAGCCTCGCCTGGGACGCCATATCCTCCACCTTCGACACCTCCTGCAAGAtgttcttcttcctttctctcttcctaTTTGCCTCCGTG GTGTCGAGGCCGGCCCTATTCAAGAGATCCATGAGACGGTTCAGCGTGGCGTGGTGGGCATACTCTTTCCCTCTCACTGCCCTCGCCCTCGCTGCCACCGAGTATGCCCAGGAGGTCAAAGGGGAAGTCGCAAATGCACTCATGCTCGTGCTCTCCATTTTATCGGTCGTTGTCACCCTAGCTCTGATGGTCTTCACTGCGATCCGCACCAACGACCTACTGCCGCAAGACGACCCCTTCGCGTGCTTTCCGACGGTACGTCGGCAACCGTGA